The Streptomyces sp. NBC_00224 genome contains the following window.
GGGGTACCGCCGACATCCCCCGCGCGGCGGGCGCGGCCGGGCCGCACGCGCGCGGATCGCTGGCGGCGGCGGCGAAAGGGTTCGGCAGGTCGAAGGGCGCGGTGCCGTTCGACGCGTACTTCGACGCGCAGGGGCTGCTGCGCAAGCTGCGCCAGCAGTTCAGCTACGTCAACGGGGGGCGTACGGTCGCGGTCGCCTCGACCACGCTGCTGTACGGGTTCGGGGTGCCCGCGGCCGTACGGCTGCCGGCGGCCCGGGACATCTACGCCGGAAAGATCGAGTCATAGGGGTTCGGGGGGCGTTCGGGAATTCAGTCATGGGCGGTGGCGGAAATGGTCCGTCCGTGCCATGCGCGGTGTGTGTCCTCCTCCCTACGCTAGGAAGCCGACGACGGCAGAAAGAGGGGTAGAGGGGTGAGGTGCGTGGCCGGGCTTCGCAGCACAACCGTCCAGGACCACGTGGCCCTCGTCGAGATCGAGCTGTGCGGTGAGTTGATGATCGCCGCGTCGGCCGCGGACGGGGAGCGGCTCAGTCCGGACCTGATCGACGAGGTACTCAAGGTCGAGCCCGAGGGGCGTGCGGGGAGCGGGGGCTGAATCCGGCCAACCGGGCGGGCGCGCGTGACCGGGCTGCCGCTTTTCGGCCAGGCGGCCGGGGCGGGTTCGCTTGCGTGCGGGAACGCGCCGTGCCGCCTGCGTCCGGGGTCAAGGCAAGTTGCGCAGCACGGCGGGACGGGTGCGCCGCTGTGCCCACCCTCCCCCAAGCTCTCGACTCCGCTTGAGCAGGGGGGACCCCCATCGCCCCTAGCGGCACGCATGCCCACAGCGGGGTGTTAGGGGGTGCGGGGAACCCCCTGCCCCTACGTGCGGGGTGAGGGGGGGGACCCCCACCCCTTACGTGCGCAGCAGGCGGGCGATTGCCTTTGTTGCCTCTTCTACCTTCGCGTCGATCTCCCCGCCCCCCTTCACCGCCGCGTCCGCCACGCAGTGGCGCAGGTGTTCCTCCAGGAGCTGGAGGGCGAAGGACTGGAGGGCCTTGGTGGACGCGGAGACCTGGGTGAGTATGTCGATGCAGTAGACGTCCTCGTCCACCAGGCGCTGGAGCCCGCGGATCTGGCCCTCGATGCGGCGCAGCCGCTTGAGGTGCTCGTCCTTCTGCTTGTGGTAGCCGTGCACCGTGTGCGGCTGGTCCGTGAGGACGGTGTCCGGCTCGGCGGGCTCGGTGGTCGTCATCGCGTCCTCCCGTTGTGCGAAGAGGGGGTGGATACCCCTCATGGGTATAGGGTAACGAACCCTGCGAAAGCGGGCCCGGAAACGGGCCGGGGGCCCGTGCTGATCACTGTGCCTGATGGGCGACACTGAAGTACGCCGGTTAGCCGTGGCCGGATGATGCGCCTAGCATCAGCCTGACCGAATCCAAAGCACCCCGAGGACCCCACGTGCGCTTTCGTCTGACCCCCAGGGAGACGAGCTTCTACGACATGTTCTCCGCATCCGCGGACAACATCGTCACGGGCTCGAAGCTCCTCATGGAACTGCTCGGAGCGGACTCCGCGTCCCGGGCCGAGATCGCGGAGCGCATGCGGGCAGCGGAGCACGCGGGGGACGATGCCACCCACGCGATCTTCCACCAGCTGAACTCCTCCTTCATCACGCCGTTCGACCGCGAGGACATCTACAACCTCGCCTCGTGCCTCGACGACATCATGGACTTCATGGAGGAGGCCGTCGACCTCGTCGTCCTCTACAACGTCGAGGAACTGCCGAAGGGCGTCGAGCAGCAGATCGAGGTGCTGGCCCGGGCGGCCGAGCTGACCGCCGAGGCCATGCCGAACCTGCGGACGATGTCCAACCTCACCGAGTACTGGATCGAGGTCAACCGTCTGGAGAACCAGGCCGACCAGATCCACCGCAAGCTGCTCGCCCATCTCTTCAACGGCAAGTACGACGCCATTGAGGTGCTCAAGCTCAAGCAGATCGTGGACGTACTCGAAGAGGCCGCCGACGCCTTCGAGCACGTGGCGAACACGGTGGAGACCATCGCCGTCAAGGAGTCCTGAGCTTCGTGGACACCTTTGCACTGGTCGTGACCATCGCGGTCGCGCTCGGATTCACGTACACGAACGGGTTCCACGACTCGGCGAACGCCATCGCGACCTCCGTCTCGACGCGGGCGCTGACTCCGCGTGCGGCGCTGGCGATGGCCGCCGTCATGAACCTGGCCGGTGCCTTCCTCGGCAGTGGCGTCGCCAAGACCGTCAGTGAAGGCCTGATCGCCACCCCCGAGGGCAACAAGGGGATGGGGATCCTGTTCGCCGCGCTGGTCGGGGCGATCATCTGGAACCTGGTGACCTGGTACTTCGGGCTGCCGTCCTCGTCCTCGCACGCCCTGTTCGGCGGCATGGTCGGCGCGGCGCTCGCGGGTGGCACGACGGTCCACTGGAACGGCGTGCTCGACAAGGTCGTCATCCCGATGTTCATCTCGCCGGTGGTCGGCCTCGTCGTCGGCTATCTGGTGATGTGCGCGATCCTGTGGATGTTCCGCAAGGCCAACCCGCACAAGGCGAAGCGCGGCTTCCGTATCGCCCAGACCGTGTCGGCGGCCGGCATGGCGCTCGGCCACGGCCTCCAGGACGCGCAGAAGACGATGGGCATCGTGGTGATGGCCCTGGTCATCGCCGATGTGCAGTCCGCGGGCGACGAGATTCCGATCTGGGTGAAGATCGCGTGCGCGGCGATGCTGTCGCTCGGTACGTACGCGGGTGGGTGGCGCATCATGCGTACGCTCGGGCGCAAGATCATCGAGCTGGATCCGCCGCAGGGGTTCGCGGCGGAGACGACCGGGGCGTCGATCATGTTCGGGTCGGCGTTCCTGTTCCACGCGCCGATCTCCACGACGCATGTGATCACTTCGGCGATCATGGGTGTGGGGGCGACCAAGCGGGTCAACGCGGTGCGGTGGGGTGTCGCGAAGAACATCATCTTGGGGTGGTTCATCACGATGCCGGCGGCTGCGCTCGTCGCGGCGGGCAGCTATTTCGTGGTGCGGATCTTCTTCGGCTGAGCCGTTCTGTGGGGGTTTGGGGCTTTGGCCCCGGGCCCCCTTTTTTTGTCTGCGGGCCGGTGGGGGCTGGTCGCGCAGTTCCCCGCGCCCCTAGGCAGACCGGGCGACCCCATGTGGAAGCGCGGCCCAGGCCCTCCGCGCCCAACGGCGCCCCGGCACGTAACTCGCGCGCCCCAACGGCGTCCCCGGCACGTAAAACGGGCCCGCCCCCTGACACCAGGGGGCGGGCCCTTCGTCTTGCGGTGGCACCGCCATGCAGCACCGCAGACGGCTGGGGGTCTATCCGAAGCGGCCCGAGATGTAGTCCTCGGTCGCCTGGACGGACGGGTTGGAGAAGATCCGCGCGGTCTCGTCGATCTCGACGAGTCGGCCGGGCTGGCCGACGGCCGCCAGGTTGAAGAAGGCCGTACGGTCCGAGACGCGCGCCGCCTGCTGCATGTTGTGCGTCACGATGACGATCGTGAAGCGCTCCTTCAGCTCGCCGATCAGGTCCTCGATGGCGAGGGTGGAGATCGGGTCGAGCGCGGAGCACGGCTCGTCCATCAGGAGGACGTCCGGCTCGACCGCGATCGCGCGGGCTATGCACAGACGCTGCTGCTGGCCGCCGGACAGGCCCGAGCCGGGCTTGTTGAGGCGGTCCTTGACCTCGTTCCAAAGGTTCGCGCCCTTGAGGGACTTCTCGACGACGTCCGCCAGCTGGTTCTTCTTGTACGAGCCGTTCAGCCGCAGCCCGGCCGCCACGTTGTCGAAGATCGACATGGTGGGGAACGGGTTCGGGCGCTGGAAGACCATGCCCACCGTACGGCGCACGGCGACCGGGTCGACGTCCTTGCCGTACAGGTTCTCGTCGTCCAGGAGCACCTTGCCCTCGACGCGGCCACCGGGGGTGACCTCGTGCATCCGGTTCAGGGTGCGCAGGAACGTGGACTTGCCGCAGCCGGACGGGCCGATGAAGGCGGTCACGGAGCGGGGCTCCACGGTCATCGAGATGTCCTCGATCGCCTTGTGGGAGCCGTAGTACGCGGTCAGGCCGCTGACGTCGATTCGCTTGGCCATGGGGATCACTGCTTCTTTCGAGCGTGCGAGAGAAAGGGTCGCTGAGATGGCCGCGTCAGCGACCGGTCTTGGGGGCCTTCCAGCGGGCGATGCCGCGGGCCACCAGATTGAGGATCATGACGAAGGCGATCAGCACCAGGGCCGCGGCCCAGCCGCGGTCGTACGACGCGTCGCTGCCGACCCGGTACTGCTCCCAGATGTAGAAGGGGAGCGAGGACTGGGCGCCGTCGAAGGGGTTGGTGTTGATCAGCTGGCTGCCGAAGACGAGCAGCATGATCGGGGCGGTCTCACCGGCGATACGGGCGATGGCGAGCATGACGCCCGTGGTGATGCCGCCGATCGCGGTCGGCAGGACCACCTTCAGGATCGTGCGCCACTTCGGCACGCCGAGGGCGAGGGAGGCCTCGCGCAGCTCGTTGGGGACGAGCTTGAGCATCTCCTCGGTGGAGCGGACCACGACCGGCATCATCAGGATCGACAGCGCCAGCGAGCCCATGAAGCCGGACGGCTTGAGCTCGAACATCAGCATCAGGGTCAGGATGAACAGGCCCGCGACGATCGACGGGATGCCCGTCATGACGTCGACGAAGAAGGTCACGGCCTTGGCGAGCGCGCCCTTGCCGTACTCCACCAGGTAGACCGCGGTCAGCAGGCCGAGCGGGGCGGAGATCAGGGTGGCGATGCCGACCTGCTCCAGGGTGCCGATCAGCGCGTGGTAGACGCCGCCGCCGGGCTCGAAGCCGGTGACCCCGTTCATCGAGTGCGAGAGGAAGTCCCCGTTCAGGGCCTTGCTGCCGCGCTTGATCGTCGTCCACAGCAGGGAGATGAGCGGGACCAGGGCGAGGATGAAGCACACCCAGACGAGGCTGGTGGCGACGCGGTCCTTGGCCTGGCGCTTGTTCTCGACGACCGAGGTGGCCACGTACGAGATGAGGACGAACAGGATCGCGGACAGCAGGCCCCACTGGACCTTGCTGTGGAGGTCCGCGACGAGGCCGATGCCGCAGCCGAGCGCGAGGCCGGCGGCGCCGAAGGCGGCCCCGGCCCAGCGGGGCAGGCCCCGGCGGCTCAGGCTGCCCTTGCGCGGCGCGGACGGGGCGGGGCGGGTGTCCTGGACTGTTGCGTTCGACATCAGGCGTTCGCCCCCGAGTACTCCTTGCGGCGCGCGATGATCAGGCGGGCCGCGCCGTTGACCAGCAGGGTGAGGACGAAGAGCACCAGGCCGGAGGCGATCAGGGCGTCCCGGCCGAGCTGGTTGGCCTCGTCGAACTTCGCCGCGATGTTCTGGGCGAAGGTGCCGCCACCCGGGTTGAGGAGGTGGAGGGAGATCAGATAGCTGGGGGAGAGGACCGTGGCGACGGCCATCGTCTCGCCGAGCGCGCGCCCGAGGCCGAGCATCGAGGCGGAGATGATGCCGGAGCGGCCGAAGGGCAGCACCGACAGCCGGATGACCTCCCAGCGGGTGGCGCCCAGCGCCAGCGCGGCTTCCTCGTTCATCCGCGGGACCTGGAGGAAGACTTCGCGGCTCACGCTGGTCACGATCGGCAGGATCATGATCGCGAGCAGGATGCCGACGGTGAAGAGCGAGCGGGCGACGCCGACCTCGGTCTTCTCGAAGACGTACGTCCAGCCCAGGTACTCGTCGAGCCAGGAGTTCAGGCCTTCGAGGTAGGGCACGAGGACGAGGGCGCCCCAGATGCCGTAGATGATCGACGGGACCGCGGCGAGCAGGTCGACGACGTAGGCGAGGGGTGCGGCCAGCTTGCGCGGCGCGTAGTGCGAGATGAACAGCGCGATGCCGACAGCGATCGGAACCGCGATGACCATCGCGATGATCGAGCTGACGACCGTGCCGAAGAGCAGGACGGCGATGCCGAAGACCGGCTTCTGCGCGGCGGGGTCCCAGTCGAAGGTGGTGAGGAAGTTGCCCTCGTCCTTCGAGATGGCCATGCCGGCGCGGACGCTCAGGAAGACGGCGATCGACGCCATCAGGACGAGCAGGAGGATGCCGGATCCCCGGGAGAGGCCGAGGAAGACCTTGTCGCCCGCGCGGCCGGTGGACTTACGGCGCAGGGCGGGTTCCGGAGCCGCCGGTGGCGGCGGGGGGTTCGTGGTTATGGAAGCCATTGATCTTTCCGGTCTGTGGGCGGGGACGGCAGGTGTCCCCTGGCGGCGGTGCACCGGATGGTGGGGGCGGGGGCCGGATCGGGACCCCCGCCCCGGAGGCCTCCGGACGACCGGTTCAGCGGTCGTCCGTCGGCCCGACAGGTGTTACTGGAGACCGGCGACGGTCTCGCGGACCTTGGCGTTGATCTCGGCCGGGATCGGCGCGTAGCCGGCGTCCGACAGGATCTTCTGGCCCTCGTCACCGGCGGTGTAGGTCAGGAAGGACTTGACCGTGCCGAGGGTGTCGGCCTTGTTGCCCTTGTCGCAGGCGATCTCGTACGTGACGAGGACGAGCGGGTAGGCGCCGTCGGCCTTGGTGGTGTAGTCCAGGCCCAGGGCCAGGTCCTTGCCGGTGCCCTTGATCTTGGCGGCGGCGATCGCCTTGGAGGCGTTCTCCGGGGTGGCCTTGACCGGGGCGGCGGCGCCCGTGTTGAGGTCCACGGTCTTGATGGACTGCGCGGTGGCGTACGAGAGCTCGAAGTAGCCGATCGCGCCGTCCGTCTGCTTGACCTGCGCGGCGACGTCGGAGGAGCCGGCGGCGGCCTGGCCACCCGGGGCCGGCCACTTCTTCTCGGCCGGGTACGGCCAGTCGGCCTTGGCGGTGGCGCCGAGGTACTTGCCGAGGTTCTGGGTGGTGCCGGAGTCCTGCGAGCGGTGGAAGGCCTGGATCGCCTTGTCCGGGAGCTTGGCGGACGGGTTCAGCTTGGCGATCGCCTCGTCGTTCCAGTTCTTGATCTTGCTGTTGAAGATCTTGGCGACGGTCGGGGCGTCCAGGACCAGGCTGTCGACACCCTCAAGGTGGAAGCCGACCGCGATCGGGCCGCCGACCATCGGGAGGTTGATGCCCTGGCCGCCGGTGCAGACCTTCTTGGAGTTGGCGACCTCCTCCGGCTTCAGCGCGGAGTCGGAGCCGGCGAAGCCGACCTGGGACTGGTTGAAGGCGATGATGCCCTCGCCGGACGAGGAGCCCTTGTAGTTGATCTCCACACCCTTGCAGGCCGCCATGTAGTTCTTGACCCACAGGTCCATGGCGTTCTTCTGCGCGGAGGAGCCGGAGGCCAGCAGCTGGCCCTTGGCGCCGTCGCACTTGATGTTCGACGCGGCGCTCGTCTTGCCGGTGCCGCCGGTGGAGCCGGAACTCTTGTCGTTGTCGTCGCTGCCGCACGCCGTGAGGGCCAGGGCGCTGGACACGGCGATGACGCCGAGAGCGGTGGCGCGGAGCCGGTTCTTGCGCTGAAGCTTCACTTTCGGGTGTTCCTTCCAGAAGCCGCCGGTGTCCGTTCGTTGTACGGCGGCGTGCGAAGAGATGTCCGGTCGGGCGGGTCACCCCGCACCGTGTAAGGCCGAAATTAGGCAGAACAGGTGAAGCCGCCGACGGAGGAGAGTGAACGGAAGGTGAACCGTGTCGGACAGTGCGGTGCCGACCGTTACCGGTTCGTGTTCAGCGGGCCGCGCGGGTGAACGGCACGCCGCCGGAGGGCGTCCCCGGGGTGGCGCGGGCCCGCCTTCCCCTCAGGCCCCGTGCAGTACGTCCAGCAGGGCGTCGAGCAGCTGCCGGTCGCGGGGCTGGGTGAGCCGGTGGCGGGCGGCCGGCGGGGCCAGCCACAGCACCCGGTCGACCTCGTCGCCGGGTACGAAACGCCCCTCGGCGGCCTCGGCGGCCCAGTAGTCGACCACCTTGGGGCGGCCCTGCGCGTCGACGTAGTACGCGGTGGGCAGCCGGGCACCTGGCACACAGGCGTGTCCAGTCTCCTCCCGGACCTCCCGGACCGCCCCCGCGAGCGGCTCCTCGTCCGGCTTGAGCTTGCCCTTCGGGTGCGACCAGTCGTCGTACTTCGGCCGATGGACCAGGCAGATCTCCAGGCCGCGGTCGCCCCAGGTGGAGCGCCGCCACAGGACGCAGCCCGCCGCCGGTACCCGCCCCTCCCGGTTCACGGCGCGGTCATCGTCGGCGCGGTCACCTGCACGGTCACCGCCGCCATCGGCTGCCAGATCCGCTGGAAGGCGAACCGGGCCGCCTCCACCTCGTGGCGCTGATCGGCGTGGAGCACCCCGAGGGCGTACGCCGTCGCCGGGGCGATCCTCGGGGTGCGGGCGGCGGCCGCGGCGGCGGCGGCCGCCTCCGAGGCGTCCCGGTGCCGGTCGAGCGCCCGCCCGGCCCGCAGCAGCCGGTCGTCGTCCTCGTGCGGCAGACCGGTGCGCAGCACCTCCTGGGCGTACCGGTGCAGCCGCAGCAGCAGCCGCACCTGGTGCCAGGGGGCGTCCTGCGCCTCGCCGGGCTGGGCCAGGGCCTCCGCGTTGTACGGATGGGCCGCGCGGGCCAGCGGCAGCGCGGCCACCGCCTGGGCGAGCCGCTGCTCGGCGAGTTGGGCGGACGGCGGCAGCACCTCCACCGCGTACGCGGCCGCCGAGCTGGACAGCGGCACCTCACTGGCGAGCAGAGCCACCGCGTCGGCCACCGCGTGGAACCGGGAGGAGCCCAGCGCCTGCAGGGCCGCCGAGTGCGCCCGGGTGCGGGCCAGCGTCAGCTGGCGGTCGAGGAGCGCGCCCGCCCGTGCCGCGCCCACCGCCAGCGCCCCGGCCGCCGACTCACCGCGCGGCGCGGGCACCTGTGGGCTGCCGGAGAGCCGCTGGAGGCCGTCGAGCAGCCGGGCGAGCCGGGCCGCGCAGGAGTGCTCCCCGGCCAACGTGGCCGAGAGCCAGGCCAGTTCCGTACGCAGCGGTTCGGCCCAGGACGGGTCGAGCAGCGGGCGGAAGGTGTGCAGCGTGCCGCTGATGCGGCGGGCGGCGCGCCGCAGCGCCCGCGCGGCCTCCTCGGTGGCGTCGTTGTCGGGCCCCGCCTCGCGGTGGAGGCGGAGGCTGCGCAGGAATTCCCCCGCCTGCGCGTGGAGATACGGGGACAGGACGTCCCCCGCGGTCTCCGGTCCCGGGGTTTTCTCATGGCGTAGCACGCCGGCGCCTCCGGGCGTCTATCAGCATCTCCTGTACGTGGCGCAGCGGCTGTCCGTCGGCGTCGGAGGCGTGCCGGGTCCACTCCCCGTCCGGGCCCAGGTGCCAGGAGGAGGTGGTGTCCGACATGCCGGTCTCCAGGAGCCGGGTGATAGCCGCGCGGTGGGCCGGGTCGATGACCCGGACCAGCGCCTCGATGCGGCGGTCGAGGTTGCGGTGCATCATGTCGGCGCTGCCCAGCCAGACCTCGGGCTCGCCGCCGTTGCCGAACGAGAAGACCCGGGAGTGCTCCAGGAAGCGCCCGAGTATCGACCGCACCCGGATGTTCTCCGAGAGCCCGGTGACTCCGGGGCGCGCCGCGCAGATGCCGCGCACCCAGATGTCGACCGGCACCCCCGCCTGCGAGGCCCGGTAGCAGGCGTCGATCACGGCCTCGTCGACCATCGAGTTGACCTTGATGCGTACGTAGGCGGGGCGCCCGGCGCGGTGGTGGGCCGTCTCCTTGTTGATGCGCGAGACCAGGCCGTCCCGCAGGGACTTGGGCGCGACGAGGAGGCGGCGGTAGGTCTCGCGGCGCGAGTAGCCGGACAGCCGGTTGAAGAGGTCCGAGAGGTCGGCGCCGACCTGCGGGTCGGCGGTGAGCAGCCCCAGGTCCTCGTACAGCCGGGCCGTCTTGGGGTGGTAGTTGCCGGTGCCGACGTGCGAGTAGCGGCGCAGCGTCTCGCCCTCCT
Protein-coding sequences here:
- a CDS encoding DUF47 domain-containing protein, translated to MRFRLTPRETSFYDMFSASADNIVTGSKLLMELLGADSASRAEIAERMRAAEHAGDDATHAIFHQLNSSFITPFDREDIYNLASCLDDIMDFMEEAVDLVVLYNVEELPKGVEQQIEVLARAAELTAEAMPNLRTMSNLTEYWIEVNRLENQADQIHRKLLAHLFNGKYDAIEVLKLKQIVDVLEEAADAFEHVANTVETIAVKES
- the pstA gene encoding phosphate ABC transporter permease PstA, which codes for MSNATVQDTRPAPSAPRKGSLSRRGLPRWAGAAFGAAGLALGCGIGLVADLHSKVQWGLLSAILFVLISYVATSVVENKRQAKDRVATSLVWVCFILALVPLISLLWTTIKRGSKALNGDFLSHSMNGVTGFEPGGGVYHALIGTLEQVGIATLISAPLGLLTAVYLVEYGKGALAKAVTFFVDVMTGIPSIVAGLFILTLMLMFELKPSGFMGSLALSILMMPVVVRSTEEMLKLVPNELREASLALGVPKWRTILKVVLPTAIGGITTGVMLAIARIAGETAPIMLLVFGSQLINTNPFDGAQSSLPFYIWEQYRVGSDASYDRGWAAALVLIAFVMILNLVARGIARWKAPKTGR
- the pstC gene encoding phosphate ABC transporter permease subunit PstC, with protein sequence MASITTNPPPPPAAPEPALRRKSTGRAGDKVFLGLSRGSGILLLVLMASIAVFLSVRAGMAISKDEGNFLTTFDWDPAAQKPVFGIAVLLFGTVVSSIIAMVIAVPIAVGIALFISHYAPRKLAAPLAYVVDLLAAVPSIIYGIWGALVLVPYLEGLNSWLDEYLGWTYVFEKTEVGVARSLFTVGILLAIMILPIVTSVSREVFLQVPRMNEEAALALGATRWEVIRLSVLPFGRSGIISASMLGLGRALGETMAVATVLSPSYLISLHLLNPGGGTFAQNIAAKFDEANQLGRDALIASGLVLFVLTLLVNGAARLIIARRKEYSGANA
- a CDS encoding anion permease, whose protein sequence is MDTFALVVTIAVALGFTYTNGFHDSANAIATSVSTRALTPRAALAMAAVMNLAGAFLGSGVAKTVSEGLIATPEGNKGMGILFAALVGAIIWNLVTWYFGLPSSSSHALFGGMVGAALAGGTTVHWNGVLDKVVIPMFISPVVGLVVGYLVMCAILWMFRKANPHKAKRGFRIAQTVSAAGMALGHGLQDAQKTMGIVVMALVIADVQSAGDEIPIWVKIACAAMLSLGTYAGGWRIMRTLGRKIIELDPPQGFAAETTGASIMFGSAFLFHAPISTTHVITSAIMGVGATKRVNAVRWGVAKNIILGWFITMPAAALVAAGSYFVVRIFFG
- a CDS encoding NUDIX hydrolase is translated as MNREGRVPAAGCVLWRRSTWGDRGLEICLVHRPKYDDWSHPKGKLKPDEEPLAGAVREVREETGHACVPGARLPTAYYVDAQGRPKVVDYWAAEAAEGRFVPGDEVDRVLWLAPPAARHRLTQPRDRQLLDALLDVLHGA
- the pstB gene encoding phosphate ABC transporter ATP-binding protein PstB, whose amino-acid sequence is MAKRIDVSGLTAYYGSHKAIEDISMTVEPRSVTAFIGPSGCGKSTFLRTLNRMHEVTPGGRVEGKVLLDDENLYGKDVDPVAVRRTVGMVFQRPNPFPTMSIFDNVAAGLRLNGSYKKNQLADVVEKSLKGANLWNEVKDRLNKPGSGLSGGQQQRLCIARAIAVEPDVLLMDEPCSALDPISTLAIEDLIGELKERFTIVIVTHNMQQAARVSDRTAFFNLAAVGQPGRLVEIDETARIFSNPSVQATEDYISGRFG
- the pstS gene encoding phosphate ABC transporter substrate-binding protein PstS — protein: MKLQRKNRLRATALGVIAVSSALALTACGSDDNDKSSGSTGGTGKTSAASNIKCDGAKGQLLASGSSAQKNAMDLWVKNYMAACKGVEINYKGSSSGEGIIAFNQSQVGFAGSDSALKPEEVANSKKVCTGGQGINLPMVGGPIAVGFHLEGVDSLVLDAPTVAKIFNSKIKNWNDEAIAKLNPSAKLPDKAIQAFHRSQDSGTTQNLGKYLGATAKADWPYPAEKKWPAPGGQAAAGSSDVAAQVKQTDGAIGYFELSYATAQSIKTVDLNTGAAAPVKATPENASKAIAAAKIKGTGKDLALGLDYTTKADGAYPLVLVTYEIACDKGNKADTLGTVKSFLTYTAGDEGQKILSDAGYAPIPAEINAKVRETVAGLQ
- a CDS encoding CHAD domain-containing protein, which gives rise to MLRHEKTPGPETAGDVLSPYLHAQAGEFLRSLRLHREAGPDNDATEEAARALRRAARRISGTLHTFRPLLDPSWAEPLRTELAWLSATLAGEHSCAARLARLLDGLQRLSGSPQVPAPRGESAAGALAVGAARAGALLDRQLTLARTRAHSAALQALGSSRFHAVADAVALLASEVPLSSSAAAYAVEVLPPSAQLAEQRLAQAVAALPLARAAHPYNAEALAQPGEAQDAPWHQVRLLLRLHRYAQEVLRTGLPHEDDDRLLRAGRALDRHRDASEAAAAAAAAARTPRIAPATAYALGVLHADQRHEVEAARFAFQRIWQPMAAVTVQVTAPTMTAP
- a CDS encoding metal-sensitive transcriptional regulator encodes the protein MTTTEPAEPDTVLTDQPHTVHGYHKQKDEHLKRLRRIEGQIRGLQRLVDEDVYCIDILTQVSASTKALQSFALQLLEEHLRHCVADAAVKGGGEIDAKVEEATKAIARLLRT